One window of Candidatus Nitrospira kreftii genomic DNA carries:
- a CDS encoding TolB protein, whose product MMFRAGAIVGFCALLGLMWIIESGAADVFLEATRPDFQKIPLGVVGIDHVGGPQSPEGRAKLGSHIEEVLKSDVRRSLVFSLVDLSKLGIKAGGLSGEPDPSFKQAAENGVSVIVWGKAGMKADTKTPDVSMDGYVYDAGSDEVVGGKRYAGSTSVVRLMAHRFADELVFRYTGEPGIARTKIAYVSQQGTAREIFVMDYDGFEARQLTTDGFLNLMPHWSPDRRFLVFTAYRNRNTQEIDMIELATGKRWTLVSQGGLNITPALSPNGHFLAYSSSHEGNAELYRLDTRTKAILRLTTNAGGDLSPSWSPSGRELVFTSDRSGGPQLFLMSADGANVRRLTFEGDYNAAPAWSPRGNWIAYVCRTLKKEYKLCLITPDGQKRIQLTTGHGVDDSPSWSPDGRHLVFSSTADGKSQIYMINADGKDLERITFTGTHNSAPTWSPAS is encoded by the coding sequence ATGATGTTTCGAGCCGGTGCCATCGTCGGTTTCTGCGCATTGCTTGGTCTCATGTGGATCATCGAATCCGGTGCCGCCGATGTCTTTCTTGAAGCCACGAGGCCGGATTTTCAGAAGATTCCGTTGGGGGTCGTGGGAATTGACCATGTCGGTGGTCCACAGTCACCCGAAGGACGAGCCAAGCTGGGTAGCCATATCGAGGAAGTGCTCAAGTCGGATGTGCGGCGATCTTTGGTATTTTCCCTCGTTGACCTATCCAAGCTCGGTATCAAGGCCGGTGGTCTGAGTGGAGAGCCAGACCCCTCTTTCAAACAAGCTGCAGAGAATGGAGTCTCCGTGATTGTCTGGGGGAAAGCGGGGATGAAGGCTGACACCAAGACTCCAGATGTTAGTATGGATGGGTACGTATATGATGCCGGCAGTGATGAGGTGGTCGGCGGAAAACGATATGCGGGTTCGACGTCAGTGGTACGGCTTATGGCCCATCGATTTGCAGATGAGTTGGTGTTTCGATACACGGGCGAGCCCGGTATTGCGCGGACGAAGATTGCCTATGTCTCGCAGCAGGGAACAGCTCGCGAAATATTCGTGATGGACTATGATGGGTTCGAAGCTCGTCAGTTGACGACTGATGGTTTCTTGAACCTGATGCCACACTGGTCCCCGGATCGTCGGTTTCTGGTCTTTACCGCCTACCGTAATCGGAACACACAAGAAATTGATATGATAGAACTCGCGACAGGGAAGCGCTGGACGTTGGTCTCCCAAGGAGGGCTGAACATCACCCCAGCGCTCTCTCCCAATGGGCATTTTCTCGCCTATTCGTCGAGTCATGAGGGAAATGCTGAGCTGTACCGATTAGATACGCGCACAAAGGCTATTTTGCGACTGACGACGAATGCAGGAGGGGACCTTTCTCCATCCTGGTCCCCTTCTGGACGAGAATTGGTCTTTACCTCTGATCGGAGTGGAGGTCCGCAACTGTTCCTCATGAGTGCGGACGGAGCGAATGTGCGTCGGTTGACCTTTGAGGGGGACTATAATGCTGCTCCAGCCTGGTCACCTCGAGGAAATTGGATTGCGTATGTGTGCAGGACTCTTAAGAAAGAATACAAGCTCTGTTTGATCACGCCCGATGGACAGAAGCGCATACAGTTGACGACAGGGCACGGAGTGGACGATTCTCCATCGTGGTCGCCGGACGGACGCCATCTCGTCTTTAGCTCGACGGCGGATGGCAAGAGCCAGATCTATATGATTAATGCAGACGGCAAAGATCTCGAGCGCATTACATTCACAGGGACCCACAACAGCGCACCGACATGGTCTCCCGCGTCGTGA
- a CDS encoding Tol-pal system protein YbgF — MPPQRSVVHSLLLGVVMIGLILPGCVAQQSDLKRTEKDFKNQLSQTSAKQSHELSTLREQELPQLRGELEKALHLAKDLQARQDDFKHRSAQLEQQTKKVEQLATKLETDSSTRYLWVQKSFETQDAKVSARLDEMSKAMEALRKDVIEVVQRTNESLTKRVDAKLDEQRRESAETRSRIEQVSQNFAQFNQALTGFREALAGLNDRVGAGEQTAKSLTTKIEADSKATAAHAEDINRSVVSVTKALEIVGKKVTARLNEQDSRIDALTKTVEHVSNKPAVLQLGAKSAQQSTGSNGPTADGEQGATAPAESGATMAKTTIVPPQESFKSELSQGGSDSPDRVRYDRLLSMFRDGDLEGARQGFTGFLSEYPNSNLAPNARFWLGESYYGKKDFQKAIDAYDKVEIDYPSSEKVPAALLKKGYAYLAMKDMKRASSAFNQVITLYPGSAEAGRASDKLTQLKEAR; from the coding sequence ATGCCGCCCCAACGATCAGTGGTTCATAGTCTTCTCCTGGGTGTCGTGATGATAGGGCTGATACTGCCCGGCTGTGTCGCACAGCAGTCTGACCTCAAACGAACGGAAAAGGATTTTAAGAATCAGCTGTCTCAGACAAGCGCGAAGCAGAGTCATGAACTTTCGACGTTACGAGAACAGGAATTGCCGCAGCTACGAGGAGAACTGGAAAAGGCGCTGCATTTGGCCAAGGACCTCCAGGCGAGGCAGGATGACTTCAAGCATCGGTCGGCGCAGTTGGAACAACAGACGAAAAAGGTGGAGCAGCTTGCGACAAAACTGGAAACCGATAGTAGTACCCGTTACCTGTGGGTGCAGAAAAGTTTTGAGACTCAGGATGCGAAGGTTTCAGCCAGGCTCGATGAAATGTCCAAAGCTATGGAAGCGCTCAGAAAGGACGTCATTGAGGTTGTTCAGCGTACGAACGAAAGCCTCACGAAGCGAGTGGACGCGAAGCTTGATGAACAACGACGGGAGTCAGCTGAAACCCGTAGTAGGATCGAACAAGTTTCTCAAAATTTCGCTCAGTTCAATCAGGCATTGACCGGATTTCGGGAAGCGTTGGCTGGTCTCAATGATCGGGTGGGCGCAGGTGAGCAGACCGCCAAAAGCCTCACCACAAAGATCGAAGCCGATTCAAAGGCCACAGCCGCGCATGCGGAGGATATCAATCGAAGCGTGGTCTCTGTGACCAAGGCGCTTGAGATCGTCGGGAAGAAAGTCACCGCTCGTCTGAACGAGCAAGATAGCCGAATCGACGCGCTGACAAAAACGGTGGAACACGTTTCAAATAAGCCTGCGGTGCTTCAATTGGGGGCAAAATCAGCGCAGCAGTCGACCGGATCCAACGGGCCTACAGCCGACGGTGAGCAAGGTGCAACAGCTCCTGCTGAATCGGGGGCGACGATGGCTAAAACAACGATCGTTCCTCCTCAAGAGTCATTCAAGTCTGAACTTTCTCAGGGAGGTTCCGACTCCCCGGATCGGGTTCGTTATGACCGGCTCTTGTCCATGTTTCGAGACGGAGATCTCGAAGGCGCTCGGCAAGGGTTCACTGGATTTCTCTCTGAATATCCCAACTCGAATCTCGCGCCGAATGCGCGGTTCTGGCTGGGCGAGTCATACTACGGCAAGAAGGATTTCCAGAAGGCCATTGATGCGTATGACAAGGTGGAGATCGATTATCCGAGCAGTGAGAAGGTGCCTGCCGCGCTCCTGAAGAAAGGGTATGCGTATTTGGCCATGAAGGACATGAAGCGAGCCTCGTCGGCCTTCAACCAGGTGATCACACTGTACCCTGGGAGTGCAGAGGCAGGAAGAGCATCCGACAAGTTAACACAACTCAAGGAGGCGCGTTAA
- a CDS encoding tRNA dimethylallyltransferase 2, whose amino-acid sequence MKSIKIPGYDDQFLSRECMLPDHLYRYRPLVVLLGPTAVGKSRVATQVAKHFDTEILTADSRQVYRGMDIGTDKPTTAERQGVPHRLLDMVDPHEVFNAGWYRRVALDEIDRLYAANRLPFVVGGTGLYIRTLVRGLCPAPQADPLVRADLKKLREASGRVGLYAELMRVDPETAARLHSNDESKVMRALEVYRLSGRSISRIHDEHRFQENLFSALLIGLQRNKAALYRRIEERIDWQLTHGMVEETRALLDQGYGRELASMKGLGYRQVGAFLAHEYDYKEMVRRFKRDTRHFAKRQMTWFRKESGIAWLSIEESEPCERTAERVIALMEQFVRTLEEPAQSVALQQTMMGKGYV is encoded by the coding sequence GTGAAGAGCATCAAGATCCCCGGATACGACGACCAGTTCCTCTCACGTGAATGTATGCTTCCAGACCATCTATACCGCTACCGTCCCTTAGTCGTGCTTCTGGGGCCGACTGCTGTTGGGAAAAGTCGAGTCGCGACGCAGGTGGCCAAACATTTCGATACAGAGATTCTGACGGCCGATTCTCGTCAGGTCTACCGTGGGATGGATATCGGGACGGATAAGCCCACGACTGCAGAGCGACAAGGTGTGCCGCATCGGCTTCTCGATATGGTCGATCCCCACGAGGTGTTCAATGCCGGGTGGTATCGCCGCGTCGCATTGGACGAAATTGATCGGCTGTATGCGGCCAACCGGCTGCCTTTCGTGGTCGGTGGTACAGGGTTGTACATCAGAACGTTGGTGCGAGGCCTCTGCCCGGCGCCTCAGGCCGATCCCCTTGTGCGGGCAGACCTCAAGAAGTTGCGAGAAGCGAGCGGTAGAGTCGGCCTCTATGCCGAATTGATGCGCGTCGATCCTGAAACAGCAGCCAGGCTGCATTCGAATGATGAGTCGAAAGTGATGCGGGCGCTGGAGGTCTACCGATTGTCAGGCCGTTCGATATCGAGAATCCACGATGAACATCGGTTTCAAGAGAACCTGTTTTCGGCGCTTCTGATCGGGCTCCAGCGAAATAAGGCAGCGCTCTATCGAAGAATTGAAGAACGAATCGATTGGCAGCTGACTCACGGAATGGTAGAAGAGACGCGCGCACTGCTTGACCAAGGATATGGGCGCGAACTCGCTTCGATGAAAGGTCTCGGCTATCGCCAGGTCGGAGCTTTTCTGGCGCATGAATATGACTATAAAGAAATGGTGCGTCGGTTCAAGCGCGATACGAGACATTTTGCCAAACGACAGATGACCTGGTTTCGAAAAGAATCAGGAATCGCATGGCTGTCGATCGAAGAGAGCGAGCCCTGTGAGCGGACAGCAGAACGAGTGATCGCACTCATGGAGCAATTTGTGAGGACTCTAGAAGAACCAGCACAATCCGTTGCGTTGCAGCAGACGATGATGGGAAAAGGATATGTATGA
- a CDS encoding hypothetical protein (conserved protein of unknown function), producing the protein MLTWVRLPRHGERPLTSIEISLASLPTLPAKVVEPEKNRPVKNEVERPKAAEKPKLVEPSQRVELPKPIEQPKPVEQPKAVEQSKRVEQSYQVEQPKPAPPVNVPPAPPPVPSAKQSNDIMRDVLKDIELPPNAPKLGEISPEDNPKKAPAIKLPSVPVVAETKESAGKQAVTPPSPSLTEELAQELDEELKKIKRLELPKETPPPTPSTETPVKPLPRVEAKVPSLKAVDTTLKVPGMAPGSNAYLALVRQRISRFWSAPPVDVTNQVYVVIVQFRLHRNGTVTGVAIEQSSGNEYYDLAGKRAVLSAIPLPSFPHEITDAYFDAHFTFTVGESQG; encoded by the coding sequence ATGCTGACCTGGGTCCGGTTGCCTCGCCATGGTGAGCGGCCGCTGACCTCCATCGAGATTTCCCTCGCGAGTCTCCCGACGCTTCCTGCGAAGGTTGTCGAACCCGAGAAGAATCGGCCGGTCAAAAACGAAGTGGAGCGACCTAAGGCCGCTGAAAAGCCTAAACTAGTTGAGCCGTCACAGCGTGTTGAGCTACCGAAGCCCATCGAACAGCCTAAACCGGTTGAACAACCCAAAGCAGTTGAGCAATCAAAACGAGTTGAACAGTCTTATCAAGTGGAACAACCTAAGCCTGCCCCACCTGTGAATGTCCCGCCAGCCCCTCCTCCGGTCCCTTCGGCTAAACAGTCGAATGACATTATGCGCGACGTCTTGAAAGACATTGAGTTGCCTCCGAATGCGCCAAAGCTCGGGGAGATCAGTCCGGAGGACAATCCGAAGAAAGCGCCGGCCATCAAGTTGCCGTCAGTTCCGGTTGTGGCGGAGACGAAGGAATCGGCGGGAAAACAGGCAGTCACGCCCCCGTCACCATCCTTAACGGAAGAATTGGCGCAAGAATTGGATGAGGAACTCAAGAAGATCAAAAGGCTTGAGTTGCCTAAGGAGACACCTCCCCCAACACCTTCCACGGAGACGCCAGTCAAGCCTCTGCCGCGGGTTGAGGCGAAGGTGCCAAGTTTAAAGGCAGTTGATACGACTCTCAAAGTTCCAGGGATGGCTCCCGGATCGAATGCCTATCTCGCGTTAGTTCGCCAACGCATCAGTCGGTTTTGGAGTGCACCTCCGGTGGATGTGACGAACCAGGTCTATGTCGTGATTGTGCAATTCAGACTGCATCGAAACGGGACGGTGACAGGAGTTGCCATCGAACAATCCTCCGGAAATGAGTATTACGATTTGGCAGGGAAACGGGCGGTTCTGAGCGCAATCCCCTTACCCAGCTTTCCACATGAAATCACCGATGCGTATTTCGATGCTCATTTCACCTTCACCGTCGGGGAGTCCCAAGGATAA
- a CDS encoding Biopolymer transport protein ExbD produces MIFETRQRRFLAEINVIPLVDVVLVLLVIFMVTAPMLYRGMDINLPTSATNTIKPEMRAVLTIEKDQRLYLDKDQVSVDQLERKLRTLKTEHTDVSLYLRADRNVPYGVVVQVMDGVKKAGIEKLGMVTDPTGPERITDNTAPAK; encoded by the coding sequence ATGATTTTTGAGACGAGGCAACGTCGATTCCTGGCGGAGATCAATGTGATTCCGCTCGTGGATGTCGTGTTGGTGTTGCTCGTGATCTTTATGGTTACCGCGCCTATGTTGTATCGTGGTATGGATATCAACCTGCCGACTTCCGCGACCAACACGATTAAGCCCGAGATGCGAGCTGTGCTCACCATCGAAAAGGATCAACGCCTCTACCTCGACAAAGATCAAGTGAGCGTGGATCAGCTGGAACGCAAGTTGCGCACTCTAAAAACCGAACATACAGACGTGTCGCTCTATTTGCGTGCCGACCGCAATGTGCCCTATGGAGTCGTGGTTCAGGTGATGGACGGAGTGAAGAAAGCCGGTATCGAGAAGCTCGGTATGGTGACGGATCCTACCGGACCAGAACGAATCACTGATAACACGGCTCCCGCCAAGTAA
- a CDS encoding Peptidoglycan-associated protein, whose product MKKLPASYLPLLLGIFVVVTPACSKKAVQSGGDAQAFQQEMAKSGTTRDGARRGGVSPNFPDTAFSGRNDSSSLRGLDRDPSEERLSGEAGSNGGFGGNGGSGSNGNRLMAKSDPSAAARQLAEIRAEQIASAAAELRDVFFAYDSFSITDEGRHALSTNAEWIKSNPGIQLKIEGHCDERGTSAYNLVLGEKRAKAVRNYLVELGVAPDHLSVVSYGKERPFCTEHVESCYSQNRRGHLVVRTGN is encoded by the coding sequence ATGAAAAAGTTACCAGCCAGTTACCTCCCACTACTTCTTGGTATTTTCGTTGTGGTGACCCCTGCCTGTTCGAAGAAGGCGGTTCAATCGGGTGGGGATGCCCAAGCCTTTCAACAAGAGATGGCCAAGAGTGGGACGACGAGAGACGGAGCCAGAAGAGGAGGGGTCAGCCCGAACTTTCCAGACACCGCATTCTCTGGTCGAAACGATTCGAGTAGTTTGCGAGGATTAGATCGTGATCCTTCTGAAGAACGGCTCAGTGGCGAGGCAGGTAGTAACGGCGGTTTCGGCGGCAACGGTGGTTCCGGGAGTAACGGGAATAGGTTGATGGCTAAATCCGATCCGAGTGCCGCCGCTCGTCAGTTGGCTGAAATACGGGCCGAGCAGATCGCATCGGCAGCGGCAGAACTGCGGGATGTCTTTTTCGCATATGATAGTTTTTCGATCACGGACGAGGGACGTCACGCGCTCTCCACCAATGCGGAATGGATCAAGTCCAACCCAGGTATACAGCTGAAAATCGAAGGACATTGTGACGAACGGGGCACGTCAGCCTACAATTTGGTGTTGGGCGAAAAGCGCGCGAAAGCCGTGCGGAACTATCTCGTTGAGCTAGGGGTGGCGCCTGACCATCTGTCGGTCGTCTCGTACGGTAAGGAACGGCCGTTCTGCACAGAACATGTAGAATCGTGTTACTCCCAAAATCGTCGTGGGCACCTCGTTGTTCGGACTGGGAATTGA
- a CDS encoding putative Tol-Pal system protein YbgF gives MEVRPVLSGLVVCGLSMSVVDLVGCARHADFIEARNQLSAVARTQEQDRQRVDVVMRRLEAIEKLKDPEATKARFDDFSTRFQKMENRLAKLEDATNRSSAKVDHPVEPRPIKPVKTTPPAESVAIVTGITPTSAFNLAYNDYLNGNYELSVAGFQRFVKDFPGTSLTPNAQYWLGDSYYNLKDYGRAIQTFDSLVAEYPGNEKVPAALYKLGLATAETGDLAKSRKNLKRVLEEFPSSDESKLAKNKLAEIR, from the coding sequence ATGGAAGTTCGTCCAGTGCTGTCGGGTCTTGTCGTATGCGGACTGTCGATGTCAGTGGTGGATCTTGTCGGATGCGCACGACATGCAGACTTCATCGAAGCTCGTAATCAGCTTTCAGCGGTCGCGAGAACACAGGAGCAGGATCGTCAGCGGGTGGATGTGGTGATGCGTCGGCTTGAGGCGATCGAAAAGCTCAAGGATCCAGAGGCAACCAAGGCACGGTTTGATGATTTCTCCACCCGTTTTCAGAAAATGGAAAATCGCCTTGCCAAATTAGAGGATGCGACCAACCGGTCATCGGCGAAAGTGGATCATCCGGTTGAGCCTCGTCCCATCAAACCCGTTAAGACGACCCCGCCGGCCGAATCGGTGGCGATCGTCACCGGGATTACCCCAACCTCGGCGTTCAATCTGGCGTATAATGATTACCTCAATGGGAATTACGAGCTCTCGGTAGCCGGGTTTCAACGATTTGTAAAGGATTTTCCGGGTACCTCGTTGACACCGAATGCGCAGTACTGGCTGGGTGACTCGTATTACAATCTCAAAGACTACGGGCGAGCGATCCAGACATTCGATTCTCTTGTGGCGGAATACCCTGGCAATGAAAAGGTACCCGCCGCGCTTTATAAGCTTGGCTTGGCCACTGCTGAGACGGGTGATCTTGCGAAGTCGAGAAAAAATCTGAAGCGAGTGCTCGAAGAGTTCCCTTCATCGGATGAATCAAAATTGGCCAAGAATAAGCTGGCCGAAATCCGATGA
- a CDS encoding DNA mismatch repair protein MutL — protein MLTTDGHGKICILPEEVIGRIAAGEVVERPAAVVKELLENSIDAGSRVITIDVKEGGLSLIRVTDDGEGMSREDAPRAFYRHATSKLQSDVDLWSIRTMGFRGEALPSIAAVAQICLRTATRSADVGTALEVVGGLVGKIADAPPVIGTRIEVAELFHNQPARKKFLKSIATEYSHIIRVVQQAALAWPSIQFRLTHNAQEIMNYPAVLSALDRIAQVYRPGFLDQCVPLQAALPGVAIKGYIVDAIYAKSSRTPQEVFVNRRPIRNLAVSHAVGEGYGSFVAKGCHPRFVLFLEVDPDRVDVNVHPSKREVRFSDNETVHELVRRAVRQALSRGESTDNSCEGARFPGTNPHSSRSVAGASPVPESPLTNSTFSAWQGSDPQLAFVSEAAEPYARVPSTEVFPLGQINRTFLVVQVGGDLTVIDQHTAHERVLFERLFRSWMTHKIEAQALLIPDPVELSPAQVGLLNRYQSDLGKLGLEIEPFGASTVLIRSTPVGLGRIDAGMFLQDLFEDLTQWDSLASLETRVRSVLASMACHGAVRAGRPMRLEEIKVLVEEWQSEGEITTCPHGRRTSFRLTTDELEKMFGRVGW, from the coding sequence GTGCTGACAACTGACGGCCATGGCAAGATCTGTATCCTGCCAGAAGAGGTCATCGGCCGTATCGCCGCAGGAGAAGTTGTCGAACGCCCCGCAGCGGTCGTAAAAGAGCTTCTTGAAAACAGTATCGATGCAGGGAGCCGCGTCATTACGATTGACGTGAAGGAGGGTGGTCTCTCTCTGATCCGAGTGACTGATGACGGAGAGGGGATGAGCCGGGAGGACGCACCCCGTGCGTTTTATCGCCACGCGACCAGCAAGCTTCAATCGGACGTAGATCTCTGGTCTATCCGAACGATGGGTTTCAGAGGGGAAGCTCTGCCGAGTATTGCCGCGGTGGCGCAGATCTGCCTACGCACGGCTACGCGTTCGGCCGATGTTGGAACAGCGTTAGAGGTCGTGGGTGGGTTGGTCGGGAAAATAGCCGACGCGCCTCCCGTGATCGGGACTCGAATCGAAGTGGCGGAGTTGTTCCATAACCAGCCGGCTCGTAAAAAATTCTTGAAATCGATCGCGACGGAATATTCGCACATCATTCGGGTGGTACAACAGGCGGCGCTGGCTTGGCCGTCCATTCAATTCCGTTTGACGCACAATGCCCAGGAGATCATGAACTATCCGGCGGTGCTCTCAGCACTGGACCGGATCGCCCAGGTGTATCGGCCCGGGTTTCTTGATCAATGCGTGCCGCTCCAGGCCGCGCTTCCTGGTGTCGCCATCAAAGGATATATTGTCGATGCGATCTACGCGAAGTCGTCTCGCACCCCCCAAGAGGTGTTTGTGAATCGTCGCCCGATTCGGAACCTGGCGGTGTCTCACGCAGTAGGAGAAGGCTACGGATCTTTCGTCGCCAAGGGGTGTCATCCACGATTTGTGCTGTTCTTGGAGGTCGATCCGGATCGTGTCGATGTCAATGTCCATCCTTCCAAGCGGGAGGTGCGATTCTCCGACAATGAAACCGTGCATGAGCTCGTTCGACGGGCCGTTCGCCAGGCATTGAGCAGGGGAGAATCCACAGATAATTCGTGCGAGGGCGCCCGATTTCCCGGCACCAACCCTCACAGCTCTCGTTCGGTCGCTGGAGCTTCACCCGTGCCGGAGTCTCCTCTGACGAATTCGACGTTCTCCGCATGGCAAGGTTCTGACCCTCAGTTGGCGTTCGTAAGCGAAGCGGCTGAACCCTATGCTCGCGTCCCATCAACCGAGGTGTTCCCGCTGGGACAGATCAACCGAACATTCCTTGTGGTGCAAGTCGGCGGCGATTTGACAGTGATCGACCAGCATACTGCCCATGAGCGTGTCTTGTTTGAACGACTGTTCCGAAGCTGGATGACCCATAAAATAGAAGCCCAGGCATTGCTCATTCCCGATCCGGTTGAGCTGTCTCCCGCTCAGGTTGGTTTACTCAATCGGTACCAGAGCGATCTTGGGAAGTTGGGGTTGGAGATTGAGCCGTTCGGCGCATCAACGGTTCTGATCAGGTCAACGCCGGTTGGTCTTGGTCGAATCGATGCGGGCATGTTTCTCCAGGACCTTTTCGAGGATCTCACTCAATGGGACAGCCTCGCGAGTCTGGAGACAAGGGTTCGCTCGGTGTTGGCTTCGATGGCATGCCATGGCGCTGTGCGCGCTGGGCGTCCCATGAGACTGGAAGAGATCAAAGTGTTGGTCGAGGAATGGCAGAGTGAAGGAGAGATTACGACCTGCCCTCACGGGCGAAGAACATCGTTCCGTCTCACAACGGATGAGCTGGAGAAAATGTTTGGACGAGTCGGCTGGTAG
- a CDS encoding Protein TolQ — protein MFQAGPLAIIASLGVISKVVLLVLLGFSIISWAIIFYKWATYRAVDLKDRQFMALLLRARDVEEVTRNAPQTAGSPCAKIFHSVIQRLDQIPTAFSDSGSMIFDRHVMERTAAHLAQGQISKLESYLPFLATTGNISPFVGLLGTVMGIIDAFREIGAQGTASIAAVAPGVSEALIATAAGLFAAIPAVIAYNYFLTRIRRTALQMDSVVVELLALIPAQGKPTGSASAGVKG, from the coding sequence ATGTTTCAAGCCGGTCCGCTGGCAATCATTGCATCGCTTGGGGTTATCTCCAAGGTGGTCCTGTTGGTGCTGCTGGGATTCTCCATCATTTCGTGGGCGATCATCTTTTACAAATGGGCGACCTATCGAGCGGTCGACCTCAAAGACCGTCAGTTCATGGCCTTGTTGCTACGAGCACGTGATGTCGAAGAAGTGACACGAAACGCGCCACAGACGGCCGGAAGTCCCTGCGCCAAAATCTTCCATTCCGTAATACAGAGGTTGGATCAAATTCCGACAGCGTTCAGTGACAGTGGCTCGATGATCTTTGATCGACATGTAATGGAACGGACGGCGGCCCATCTCGCCCAGGGGCAAATCTCCAAGTTGGAATCGTATTTGCCGTTTCTTGCCACCACCGGGAACATTTCCCCGTTCGTCGGTCTGTTAGGAACGGTTATGGGGATTATCGATGCATTTCGAGAAATCGGGGCACAAGGCACAGCGAGCATCGCGGCCGTTGCCCCTGGCGTTTCAGAAGCCTTGATTGCCACCGCCGCTGGATTGTTCGCAGCCATTCCTGCCGTCATCGCCTATAATTATTTTCTGACACGCATCAGACGTACCGCATTGCAGATGGATTCCGTCGTCGTCGAACTGCTGGCCCTGATCCCGGCCCAGGGCAAGCCCACAGGTTCGGCCTCTGCTGGAGTTAAGGGATGA
- a CDS encoding Tyrosine recombinase XerD, producing the protein MTTDHSSVLLLDPLVERYLNRLRVEGGLATNTLESYRRDLFRMQRYLLRHRLNMSAAVPPHIIRSFLASLKQEALAASSVARMLSAMRGWYRFLVCEKILKANPLRDVATARRSVRLPKTLTLQEVTALLEAPIRDRAEDRRDRVIVELLYASGLRVSELVGLTVAQIDLDLGCLRVMGKGGKERVAPMGETARDLLVEYLEQVRPTLMKRRSSRHVFVSRRGHELTRQGCWKLLALRARRAGIFKPISPHMLRHSFATHLLEGGADLRVVQTMLGHADIATTQIYTHVDRRRLKHVHRQFFPRQLSHPRSDGERKMRRQQ; encoded by the coding sequence ATGACGACGGATCACTCATCGGTTCTTCTGTTGGATCCTCTGGTTGAGCGATATCTCAACCGGCTGCGGGTCGAGGGAGGGTTAGCGACCAATACGCTGGAGTCCTACCGGCGAGATTTGTTTCGAATGCAACGCTACTTGCTGCGGCATCGACTCAACATGAGTGCCGCAGTGCCGCCCCATATCATACGGTCGTTTCTGGCTTCACTGAAACAGGAAGCGCTGGCGGCATCATCGGTGGCTCGGATGCTTTCGGCGATGCGAGGATGGTATCGCTTCTTGGTCTGTGAAAAAATTCTCAAGGCCAACCCTCTCCGCGATGTGGCTACCGCGCGTCGCTCAGTACGATTGCCCAAGACCTTGACCCTCCAGGAAGTGACGGCATTGCTGGAGGCGCCGATTCGTGACCGGGCTGAGGATCGCCGTGACCGTGTGATAGTGGAGTTGCTCTATGCGTCTGGCCTTCGAGTATCAGAGCTGGTCGGACTGACTGTTGCGCAGATTGATCTTGATCTTGGTTGTCTTCGTGTGATGGGGAAGGGCGGCAAAGAGCGAGTTGCGCCGATGGGAGAGACGGCACGAGATTTGTTGGTCGAGTATCTTGAACAGGTACGACCGACGCTCATGAAGCGGCGCTCCTCTCGTCACGTGTTTGTCAGTCGGCGTGGGCATGAACTCACACGGCAGGGATGTTGGAAGTTGCTGGCATTGCGCGCGCGACGGGCAGGGATTTTCAAGCCTATCTCACCGCACATGCTGAGACATTCGTTCGCTACGCATCTGCTCGAAGGCGGCGCTGATCTCCGTGTTGTTCAAACGATGCTCGGGCATGCTGATATCGCAACGACCCAGATCTACACGCATGTGGACCGTCGCCGACTGAAACATGTTCATCGACAGTTCTTTCCTCGGCAACTGAGTCATCCACGTTCAGATGGAGAGAGGAAGATGAGGAGACAACAATGA